Proteins encoded within one genomic window of Mycoplasma phocoenae:
- a CDS encoding alpha/beta fold hydrolase, which yields MKEIKYPYPFKFINNNKSEYPIVFAHGFNSSINCLDIFANNWKDNDFYAISFPGNQGLKPIENHEISVYQYAQLLAQFIIDNDLKNVILIGHSMGGGTISLAYELVKDRISKMIYLAPMNKTSLPKEEVYFDTYFPRTFNEFITKFIPVLYYDASIFTNDSQWMKENKKNFKVSDHINDMIMKLGESLPDPKLMNDIEMAMKKITVPSMLIMGEKDGVMKRDNCLEYFKKTIKNVETYWIKKTGHMMFDEDFDTFKMLLKNFINKK from the coding sequence ATGAAAGAAATAAAATATCCATATCCATTTAAATTTATAAACAATAATAAAAGTGAATACCCGATTGTTTTTGCACATGGATTTAATTCAAGTATAAATTGTCTTGATATATTTGCGAACAATTGAAAAGATAATGATTTTTATGCAATTTCATTTCCTGGGAATCAAGGATTAAAACCAATTGAAAACCATGAAATATCAGTGTACCAATACGCACAACTGCTAGCTCAATTCATTATTGATAATGATTTAAAAAATGTTATATTGATAGGGCACTCAATGGGAGGTGGAACAATATCTTTAGCTTATGAATTGGTTAAAGATAGAATAAGTAAAATGATTTATTTAGCTCCTATGAATAAAACAAGTTTGCCTAAAGAAGAAGTGTATTTCGATACATACTTTCCAAGAACTTTCAATGAATTTATAACTAAATTTATTCCAGTTTTGTATTATGATGCTTCAATATTTACAAATGATTCACAATGAATGAAAGAAAACAAAAAAAACTTTAAAGTAAGTGATCATATTAATGACATGATAATGAAACTAGGGGAATCATTACCTGATCCAAAATTAATGAATGACATTGAAATGGCCATGAAAAAAATAACAGTACCAAGTATGTTGATAATGGGTGAAAAAGATGGTGTTATGAAAAGGGATAATTGCTTAGAATATTTCAAAAAAACCATTAAAAATGTTGAAACATACTGAATCAAAAAAACAGGTCATATGATGTTTGATGAAGATTTTGATACATTCAAAATGTTACTTAAAAACTTTATTAATAAAAAATAA
- a CDS encoding deoxycytidylate deaminase, protein MEKNIKKSIYQNGKISWDYYFMSLAKLSAQRSKDPNTKVGACIVNQNYVVSLGYNGMPKSINCTNANNDLDNDLIFSWEKPAVKEEILNSKYTYVVHAEANAIINANLTNSKIGENAIMYITHMPCFNCAKLIVQSKISRIVYAEDYKNDTEEGKASMLILEKMGVKIEKINQNFDVILRAHK, encoded by the coding sequence ATGGAAAAAAATATTAAAAAATCAATTTATCAAAATGGAAAAATAAGCTGAGATTATTATTTTATGTCTTTAGCTAAATTGAGTGCACAGCGATCAAAAGATCCCAATACAAAAGTAGGGGCTTGTATAGTGAATCAAAATTATGTAGTGTCATTAGGATATAACGGCATGCCAAAAAGCATTAACTGTACAAACGCTAATAATGATCTTGACAACGATTTAATTTTTTCATGAGAAAAACCAGCAGTTAAAGAAGAAATATTAAATTCTAAATACACATATGTTGTACATGCGGAAGCAAATGCAATTATCAATGCAAACTTAACGAACTCTAAAATTGGTGAAAATGCAATAATGTATATAACTCATATGCCTTGTTTCAACTGCGCTAAATTAATAGTTCAGTCTAAAATTTCAAGAATAGTATACGCCGAAGATTATAAAAATGATACTGAAGAAGGTAAGGCAAGTATGTTAATACTTGAAAAAATGGGTGTGAAAATTGAAAAAATTAATCAAAATTTTGATGTTATTTTAAGGGCTCACAAATAA
- the rpsB gene encoding 30S ribosomal protein S2: MENTEKKVVEEQQKSARTPEIISRAKLLEAGTYFGRRPSAWNPKMKPYIYGKRNGNHIIDVTKTQKSLEYAFKMIQKASAKGAKFIFVGTKKQAKSIIEEQANRTNSPYVSERWLGGTLTNQQTIFKSVDLLESLEKKQAEGYVGYTKKEGLDFDKKISKLQKNLNGIRNMRYTPNIMIVASPLVDDIAIKEARKKGIKVFGILNSNADPDNVDFGIPANDASVKSITLILTVLADAIASGRNEKQLFAYQPDEAVVLPEDVRKESSDQPRRVYNRKPRVENSENKGE; the protein is encoded by the coding sequence ATGGAAAATACAGAAAAAAAAGTTGTTGAAGAACAACAAAAATCAGCTCGTACACCTGAAATTATTTCACGTGCTAAATTATTAGAAGCTGGTACATACTTTGGACGTCGTCCAAGCGCATGAAACCCAAAAATGAAACCTTACATTTACGGGAAAAGAAACGGTAACCACATTATCGATGTTACCAAAACTCAAAAATCATTAGAATATGCATTCAAAATGATTCAAAAAGCTTCAGCAAAAGGCGCAAAATTTATTTTTGTTGGAACTAAAAAACAAGCTAAGTCAATTATTGAAGAACAAGCTAACAGAACAAATTCACCATACGTTTCTGAACGTTGATTAGGTGGAACACTAACAAACCAACAAACAATTTTCAAAAGCGTTGATTTATTAGAATCTTTAGAAAAAAAACAAGCTGAAGGGTATGTTGGATACACTAAAAAAGAAGGATTAGATTTTGATAAAAAAATATCAAAACTACAAAAAAACTTGAATGGTATCCGTAACATGCGTTACACACCAAACATTATGATTGTAGCTTCACCATTAGTTGATGATATTGCAATTAAAGAAGCTCGTAAAAAAGGGATTAAAGTATTTGGAATTTTAAACTCAAATGCTGATCCAGATAACGTAGACTTTGGAATCCCAGCAAACGATGCATCAGTTAAATCAATTACTTTAATTTTAACTGTTTTAGCAGACGCTATTGCAAGCGGACGTAACGAAAAACAATTATTTGCTTACCAACCAGACGAAGCTGTTGTTTTACCAGAAGATGTTCGTAAAGAATCATCAGATCAACCACGTAGAGTTTACAACCGTAAACCAAGAGTAGAAAATTCAGAAAACAAAGGAGAATAA
- a CDS encoding Rib/alpha-like domain-containing protein yields MKNNKSKTLVKLLTLTSLTAALSANAVLISTLNEGENPILVKGDKTKTASEYVEAVKNNSIKPTISDPKDTEEFEYTISDAKTNEDGTVTATVVKTNKKDSKDSKKYEVIIAKNQFKEVLSVKGDKTKTSKEYAEAINNKSFTPQIQGMNDSENYDYVVTKSVANKDGSVDVTVTKTNKKDSKDVTDSIINIPSEEFKLELSIEGDKTKTASEYVEAIKNNLIKPTISGPKDTEEFEYTISDAKTNEDGTVAATVVKTNKKDSKDSKKYEVIIAKNQFKEVLSVKGDKTKTSKEYAEAINNKSFTPQIEGMNDSENYDYVVTKSVANNDGSVDVTVTKTNKKDSKDVTDSIINIPSEEFKIVQTKLNLSSEVVTVEQNSVVSEEQFKKVILNYDELPKDTTIEIINEPDTSNVGEQTAKVKVNIPVEIPQSLDIIVDVKEFKNEIRPSIDYSNEIEVNTEVTEDILKSFIKNVSEYPKSSVFKLKEPLDTTVIGQKTATLIIKQQFKEEKEYPLSITVVSAPVFKESTAKWTNSAYTKGYKEEGTKLTEAEIKNSISILKDPNNPYIEYKITEAIITEDGVKISYKHPYDSSQRFYTILDFKEATPEIIEGGYDVWLPEFTINNEFVEVNNDKELRQKLEKSIINNKYDSIEIKKMEKDIYTQEIKVELVGKKNNEQDTKIVYNKQLKRKIKLIGEIGHEIGPFEDSMTASYIYDSVINDDMLNKLIESKGKARIGDGYLINISVTDAESYALNDSSAQKNNFDKKIGGLKNLLEANEQYTKLKITKLVKKELNKITNSIILTATLEHPDIDNGKPWNEDIYFQINKLGGNYAFKLGNFRLKEGDKLSNYKFAELTKEKLNQMEFEYDILIGNNRNIFPNLNLEEGEIKNKFDFSIKNKELLNNGILITYLVSDKTDPSIKGEESVLISREFFKSSTKATLKAESIKNKMLDEIYGADFEITSEDPLIERSEIKANGFVKMPNNYGYVRSSNAIEITVINWYKDKELSPSYYEEKVVFELTDEIKKQFTDFDTVGKTITPDSPSIPSGGFTSANIEQNLSSLISKMQVELVNKITKNTEIIRLTTSEQNTVKLIQYDETQKILTVSFTLDGLQKKCQASFKLDY; encoded by the coding sequence ATGAAAAATAATAAATCTAAAACATTAGTTAAGTTATTGACGTTAACATCGTTAACAGCCGCTTTATCAGCTAACGCTGTATTAATTTCGACTTTAAATGAAGGTGAAAATCCTATCTTAGTTAAAGGAGATAAAACAAAAACAGCGTCAGAATATGTTGAAGCTGTTAAAAATAATTCAATTAAACCAACAATATCGGATCCAAAAGACACTGAAGAATTTGAATACACAATTTCTGATGCTAAAACTAATGAAGATGGAACTGTCACTGCAACTGTTGTAAAAACAAACAAAAAAGACTCAAAAGATTCGAAAAAATATGAAGTAATTATTGCTAAAAATCAATTTAAAGAAGTATTGAGTGTAAAAGGTGATAAGACTAAAACATCTAAAGAATATGCAGAGGCAATTAACAATAAATCATTCACACCTCAAATTCAAGGCATGAATGATTCTGAAAATTATGATTACGTTGTAACTAAATCAGTAGCTAACAAAGATGGAAGTGTTGATGTAACCGTAACCAAAACCAATAAAAAAGATTCAAAAGATGTTACTGATTCAATAATAAATATTCCATCAGAAGAATTTAAACTTGAGTTAAGTATTGAAGGAGATAAAACAAAAACAGCGTCAGAATATGTTGAAGCTATTAAAAATAATTTAATTAAACCAACAATATCGGGTCCAAAAGACACTGAAGAATTCGAATACACAATTTCTGATGCTAAAACTAATGAAGATGGAACTGTTGCTGCAACTGTTGTAAAAACAAACAAAAAAGACTCAAAAGATTCGAAAAAATATGAAGTAATTATTGCTAAAAATCAATTTAAAGAAGTATTGAGTGTAAAAGGTGATAAGACTAAAACATCTAAAGAATATGCAGAGGCAATTAACAATAAATCATTCACACCTCAAATTGAAGGTATGAATGATTCTGAAAATTATGATTACGTTGTAACTAAATCAGTAGCTAACAATGATGGTAGTGTTGACGTAACCGTAACCAAAACCAATAAAAAAGATTCAAAAGATGTTACTGATTCAATAATAAATATTCCATCAGAAGAATTTAAAATTGTACAAACCAAATTAAATTTATCTTCTGAAGTTGTTACAGTTGAACAAAATTCAGTAGTTAGCGAAGAACAATTTAAAAAAGTAATATTAAATTATGATGAATTACCAAAAGATACTACTATAGAAATTATTAATGAACCAGATACAAGCAACGTTGGAGAACAGACTGCTAAAGTTAAAGTGAATATCCCGGTAGAAATACCTCAATCATTAGACATAATAGTAGATGTTAAAGAGTTTAAAAATGAAATCCGTCCAAGTATTGATTATAGTAATGAAATCGAAGTCAATACTGAAGTAACAGAAGACATATTAAAATCATTTATTAAAAATGTATCTGAATACCCAAAGAGTTCTGTGTTCAAACTAAAAGAACCTTTAGATACAACTGTTATCGGTCAAAAAACAGCGACTTTAATTATAAAACAACAATTTAAAGAAGAAAAAGAGTACCCACTTTCTATAACCGTAGTTTCAGCTCCTGTTTTTAAAGAAAGCACAGCCAAATGAACAAATTCAGCTTACACAAAAGGATACAAAGAAGAAGGAACAAAATTAACTGAAGCTGAAATAAAAAACAGTATTAGCATTCTAAAAGATCCAAACAATCCTTATATAGAATACAAGATAACTGAAGCAATAATAACAGAAGATGGTGTTAAAATATCCTATAAACATCCTTATGACAGCAGTCAAAGATTCTATACTATTTTAGATTTTAAAGAAGCTACTCCAGAAATTATTGAAGGTGGTTATGATGTTTGACTTCCTGAATTTACTATAAATAATGAATTTGTTGAAGTAAACAATGATAAAGAATTGCGTCAAAAACTTGAAAAATCTATAATAAACAACAAATATGATTCTATTGAAATTAAAAAAATGGAAAAAGACATTTATACACAAGAAATAAAAGTTGAATTAGTTGGTAAAAAGAATAATGAACAAGACACAAAAATAGTTTATAACAAACAATTAAAAAGAAAAATTAAATTAATAGGTGAAATCGGACACGAAATTGGTCCATTCGAAGACAGCATGACTGCGAGTTATATATACGACAGTGTAATTAATGATGATATGTTAAATAAACTAATTGAATCAAAAGGTAAAGCAAGAATAGGAGATGGTTATTTAATAAATATTTCTGTAACAGATGCCGAATCTTATGCATTAAACGATTCTTCTGCTCAAAAAAACAATTTTGATAAAAAAATTGGTGGATTGAAAAACCTATTAGAAGCTAATGAACAATACACTAAATTAAAAATAACAAAATTAGTTAAAAAAGAATTAAACAAAATAACTAACTCTATTATTTTAACTGCTACATTGGAACACCCAGATATCGACAATGGAAAACCTTGAAATGAAGATATTTATTTCCAAATAAATAAATTAGGTGGTAATTACGCCTTTAAGTTAGGTAACTTCAGATTAAAAGAAGGAGACAAATTAAGTAATTACAAATTTGCTGAACTAACTAAAGAGAAATTAAATCAAATGGAATTTGAATATGACATATTAATTGGTAACAATAGAAACATATTCCCTAATTTAAACCTTGAAGAAGGAGAGATTAAAAACAAATTTGATTTCTCAATCAAAAATAAAGAATTGTTAAACAATGGTATTTTAATAACTTATTTAGTTTCAGATAAAACTGACCCATCTATAAAAGGTGAAGAATCTGTATTGATTAGTCGTGAATTTTTCAAAAGTTCAACAAAAGCAACTTTAAAAGCTGAATCAATAAAAAACAAAATGCTAGACGAGATATACGGAGCTGATTTTGAGATAACTTCAGAAGACCCGTTAATTGAAAGATCTGAAATTAAAGCAAATGGTTTTGTAAAAATGCCTAACAATTATGGTTATGTAAGATCATCAAATGCAATAGAAATAACAGTAATTAATTGATACAAAGACAAAGAACTATCACCTAGTTATTACGAAGAAAAAGTTGTTTTTGAGTTAACAGATGAAATTAAAAAACAATTTACAGATTTTGATACTGTAGGTAAAACTATTACACCTGATTCTCCGTCTATACCTTCAGGAGGATTCACAAGTGCTAATATTGAACAAAATTTATCGTCATTGATTTCTAAAATGCAAGTAGAATTAGTAAACAAAATAACTAAAAATACAGAAATAATAAGACTGACAACCAGTGAACAAAACACAGTGAAATTAATACAATATGATGAAACTCAAAAGATTTTAACTGTTAGTTTTACGCTTGATGGATTGCAAAAAAAATGTCAAGCATCATTTAAACTTGATTATTAA
- a CDS encoding ketopantoate reductase family protein, producing MKILFAGAGALGSRFAFMLHQAGFDVTLIDNWETHIENIKKDGLKVIIDDKDLGNYKMPIYCSKEVKNIKEDFDVIFVSTKSMQLRPMLEDIKPLLKKDTKVICVLNGLGHVDTLKEYIDPNNILIGVTVWTSGLGGPGILKAHGVGKAEIKQVEEKDLTKTNSIIEQFNKAGLNLIYSNNVYTSIWHKAALNCVLNSYCTLIDCNINQYGSYKDHQVLTDGILDELVKVAEAEGVSVSKEIISQNIINCFDPKTAGLHYPSLYQDMKNGRLTEIDYLNGAIAKLGKKHNIATPVNAIIAHMIHSKENKNNNK from the coding sequence ATGAAGATATTATTTGCAGGAGCAGGAGCATTAGGATCACGTTTTGCATTTATGTTGCACCAAGCTGGATTTGATGTAACATTGATAGATAACTGAGAAACACACATTGAAAACATTAAAAAAGACGGATTAAAAGTTATTATCGATGATAAAGACTTAGGTAACTATAAAATGCCTATTTATTGCTCAAAAGAAGTTAAAAATATTAAAGAAGATTTTGACGTAATATTTGTATCAACGAAATCAATGCAATTAAGACCAATGTTGGAAGATATTAAACCGTTATTAAAAAAAGACACAAAAGTAATTTGCGTATTAAATGGTTTAGGTCACGTTGATACATTGAAAGAATACATTGACCCCAATAACATATTAATAGGTGTAACCGTATGAACATCAGGATTAGGTGGGCCAGGTATATTGAAAGCTCACGGAGTTGGAAAAGCAGAAATTAAACAAGTTGAGGAAAAAGACTTAACAAAAACAAATTCTATTATTGAACAATTTAATAAAGCTGGATTAAATTTAATTTATTCAAATAATGTTTATACATCTATTTGACATAAAGCAGCCTTAAACTGTGTATTAAATTCATACTGTACACTTATTGATTGCAATATTAATCAATATGGATCATATAAAGATCATCAAGTATTGACAGATGGCATTTTAGATGAATTAGTGAAAGTTGCAGAAGCTGAAGGAGTTAGTGTTTCTAAAGAAATTATTTCTCAAAACATTATCAACTGTTTTGATCCAAAAACAGCAGGATTACATTACCCATCATTATATCAAGATATGAAAAATGGCCGTTTAACAGAAATAGATTATTTAAATGGAGCTATTGCTAAATTAGGTAAAAAACACAACATAGCCACACCAGTAAACGCAATCATTGCCCATATGATTCATTCAAAAGAAAACAAAAACAATAATAAGTAA
- a CDS encoding MsnO8 family LLM class oxidoreductase, with protein sequence MKIGVLDHGLLVDQQTHHQTYQNTIELAKFADDINLDSFWVSEQHGVHSLIISYPLLLMNELAHQTKNIKIGCGGIMLSNYQPYSIIEQINTLNILQPKRFIYGFGSNPGTDNVKSVFESGRHSLNYYSKLLKITEYYNHDSIQDIKPYNNQKNEFYLLITGVESAIFAAKNNLAIIYGWFLLPNKTIAKQVIETYIEEYQRIHNKKPVNIGIALNVVSCKNKTLNDELASQIALFRLGKNDYNEYEHFPTYENVKQREFDDQEEKKQFERNKRNIFLLNSISDVEKINKLCEELHIDNLIISPLAEKQEDKKRALTFIKNYFNKE encoded by the coding sequence ATGAAAATAGGAGTATTAGATCACGGTTTATTAGTTGACCAACAAACACATCATCAAACATATCAAAATACAATCGAATTAGCTAAATTTGCTGACGATATTAATCTTGACTCATTTTGAGTTTCAGAACAACATGGAGTACATTCATTAATCATTTCATATCCTTTACTGCTTATGAATGAGTTAGCACATCAAACTAAAAACATCAAAATTGGATGTGGGGGAATAATGTTGAGTAATTATCAACCTTATTCAATCATTGAACAAATAAATACATTAAACATTTTGCAACCTAAAAGATTCATATATGGTTTTGGAAGTAATCCTGGTACAGATAATGTCAAATCAGTATTTGAATCTGGAAGACATTCATTAAATTATTATTCAAAGTTATTGAAAATCACGGAATATTATAATCATGACTCAATTCAAGATATTAAACCATACAATAACCAAAAAAATGAATTTTATTTACTTATTACTGGTGTTGAAAGCGCAATATTTGCAGCTAAAAACAATTTAGCAATTATATACGGGTGATTTTTATTACCTAATAAAACAATAGCTAAACAAGTGATAGAAACATATATTGAAGAATATCAAAGAATTCATAATAAAAAACCAGTAAATATAGGTATAGCTTTAAACGTAGTAAGTTGTAAAAACAAAACCTTAAATGATGAATTGGCATCTCAAATAGCACTTTTTAGATTAGGTAAAAATGATTATAATGAGTACGAACATTTTCCAACTTATGAAAATGTTAAACAAAGAGAGTTTGATGATCAAGAAGAAAAAAAACAATTCGAAAGAAACAAAAGAAATATATTTTTATTAAATTCGATTAGCGACGTGGAAAAAATAAACAAATTATGTGAGGAATTGCATATTGATAATTTGATTATTTCACCCTTAGCTGAAAAACAAGAAGACAAAAAACGTGCTCTAACATTCATAAAAAATTATTTTAATAAGGAGTAA
- a CDS encoding triose-phosphate isomerase family protein, whose translation MKKYYLIGNHKMNVNYSENINFIKEVNKLHPDSTDIFFAIAPSYTNLICKQLLAKENNVLKIGAQNVSCYTKGAYTGDISANQLADMQMDFVIVGHSERRTYFHDDSNKINLRIKEALKHNLKVVLCIGETFEEFHSKETLKIISKQIDIALDGVDETADIIISYEPIWAIGTGLVASNEHLAPIFEFLQNKLPKCKFLYGGSANPGNIMHLLEIPQITGFLVGNASLSPEKFVSMLNMMELQKK comes from the coding sequence ATGAAAAAATATTATTTAATCGGTAATCACAAAATGAATGTTAATTATAGCGAAAATATAAATTTTATTAAAGAAGTGAATAAACTTCATCCTGATAGTACTGATATTTTCTTTGCAATTGCACCTAGTTATACAAATCTTATTTGCAAACAATTGTTAGCAAAAGAAAATAATGTTTTAAAAATAGGGGCACAGAACGTATCTTGTTATACAAAAGGAGCATATACAGGTGATATATCCGCTAATCAACTAGCGGATATGCAGATGGATTTTGTTATAGTTGGTCATTCGGAAAGACGTACTTATTTTCACGATGATTCAAACAAGATAAACTTAAGAATTAAAGAAGCGTTAAAACACAATTTAAAAGTTGTTTTATGTATTGGAGAAACATTTGAAGAGTTCCATTCTAAAGAAACATTAAAAATTATCAGTAAACAAATAGATATTGCCTTAGACGGAGTTGATGAAACGGCTGATATTATTATTTCATACGAGCCAATTTGAGCTATTGGTACAGGTTTGGTTGCTTCGAATGAGCATTTAGCTCCTATATTTGAATTTTTACAAAACAAATTACCTAAATGTAAATTTTTATATGGTGGTAGCGCAAACCCTGGTAATATAATGCATTTATTAGAAATACCGCAAATAACTGGTTTTTTAGTTGGTAATGCATCATTATCACCTGAAAAATTTGTGTCAATGTTAAACATGATGGAATTACAGAAAAAATAA
- the tsf gene encoding translation elongation factor Ts — protein MAADAKLIKELRDITNSGFLDCKKALEETNNDINAAIALLQEKGVAKAAKKASRVAAEGIVRAISNEKYSVLFELNAETDFVAKNELFQELVETIQKALLSNEFKTLEDALNIEVNGSSLESLVTNATAKIGEKITLRRVEKVSFTEGEVAAIYTHANKRIASIIHAKGTNGDAARNVAMHVAALNPTFDTENDLPVELKEKIHTEAVAECKENPKFDSLPEKVQNSMLDGKLRKAFNENNVLSFQAFVMEDSKTVAQYLSDNGLELIKSYRFEVGEGIEKKVVDFAAEVAEQMK, from the coding sequence ATGGCAGCAGATGCAAAATTAATTAAAGAATTACGTGATATAACAAACTCAGGATTCTTAGATTGTAAAAAAGCCCTAGAAGAAACAAATAATGATATTAATGCAGCTATCGCTTTATTACAAGAAAAAGGAGTAGCTAAAGCAGCTAAAAAAGCTTCACGTGTAGCAGCTGAAGGGATTGTTAGAGCTATTTCAAATGAAAAATATTCAGTATTATTTGAATTAAATGCTGAAACAGATTTCGTTGCTAAAAACGAATTATTCCAAGAATTAGTAGAAACAATTCAAAAAGCCTTATTATCAAATGAATTCAAAACTTTAGAAGATGCTTTAAACATCGAAGTAAATGGTTCTTCATTAGAATCATTAGTAACAAACGCAACCGCAAAAATTGGAGAAAAAATCACATTACGTCGTGTTGAAAAAGTTTCATTTACAGAAGGTGAAGTTGCGGCTATTTATACACACGCTAATAAACGTATTGCCTCAATTATTCATGCTAAAGGTACAAATGGTGATGCAGCTAGAAACGTTGCAATGCACGTTGCTGCTTTAAACCCAACATTTGACACTGAAAACGATTTACCAGTTGAATTAAAAGAAAAAATTCACACTGAAGCAGTTGCTGAATGTAAAGAAAACCCAAAATTTGATTCATTACCAGAAAAAGTTCAAAACTCAATGCTTGATGGTAAATTACGTAAAGCATTCAATGAAAACAATGTTTTATCATTCCAAGCATTTGTTATGGAAGATTCAAAAACAGTTGCTCAATACTTAAGTGACAATGGTCTTGAATTAATCAAATCATACCGTTTCGAAGTTGGAGAAGGTATTGAGAAAAAAGTTGTTGACTTTGCAGCTGAAGTAGCTGAACAAATGAAATAG
- a CDS encoding FAD-dependent oxidoreductase yields MKILVVGANHAGTSFLRTLKTVHPEAEIVCYDRNTNTSFLGCGIAVWVSGEFKDPSGLFYSSPQSLVKDYNIDLKVNHEVIHINKEKKIVTVRDNATGKEFEDTYDKLVFAGGTWPIEPPFKGREYKNIMLSKLFQHAEEIVKAAEDKNVKDVVVVGAGYIGVELVEAFHIQGKKVTLIDLQDRVIPNYFDSEFTDVMETNMKKLGINLRLGESVKEFKSKDNVNVSSVVTDKGEYAADLVILCIGFKPRTDMISGVEKLPNGAIVVDEFNRSITDKDIYAIGDSCAMKNVVTNTQHHTALATNAVKSGLIAALDIAGLHIPFPGVAGTNAINVFNCHYASTGLTKQMALKLGFKDEDVAEQIWTDNDRPEFMNTYEKVSCKIVYNPKTFKLLGVQIGSWGKQVHTEVIYMFALALQKGLTLPEIALTDVYFLPHFNKPFNFFLVPILNALGIKYKA; encoded by the coding sequence ATGAAAATTTTAGTAGTAGGAGCAAACCACGCAGGAACAAGCTTTTTAAGAACATTGAAAACAGTTCACCCAGAAGCTGAAATCGTGTGTTATGACCGTAATACAAACACATCATTTTTAGGATGTGGTATAGCAGTATGAGTAAGTGGGGAATTCAAAGATCCATCGGGATTATTTTATTCATCACCACAAAGTTTAGTGAAAGATTACAATATTGATTTGAAGGTAAATCACGAAGTTATACATATAAATAAAGAGAAAAAAATTGTTACTGTTCGTGACAACGCAACAGGAAAAGAATTTGAAGATACATATGATAAATTGGTTTTTGCCGGTGGAACATGACCGATAGAGCCACCATTTAAAGGTAGAGAATATAAAAATATAATGCTTTCTAAATTATTCCAACATGCAGAAGAAATTGTTAAAGCAGCTGAAGATAAAAATGTTAAAGACGTAGTAGTTGTTGGAGCAGGATACATCGGGGTGGAATTGGTGGAGGCTTTCCACATTCAAGGCAAAAAAGTTACTTTAATCGATTTACAAGACAGAGTAATACCTAATTATTTTGATTCTGAGTTTACAGATGTTATGGAAACTAATATGAAAAAATTAGGTATTAATCTACGCTTAGGAGAATCAGTTAAAGAATTTAAATCAAAAGATAATGTAAATGTTTCTAGTGTTGTAACAGATAAAGGAGAGTACGCAGCCGACTTAGTAATATTATGTATTGGTTTTAAACCTCGTACAGATATGATAAGCGGAGTAGAGAAATTACCGAACGGAGCTATTGTTGTGGACGAATTTAATCGTTCAATAACCGATAAAGATATATATGCTATTGGGGATTCATGTGCTATGAAAAATGTTGTAACAAACACTCAGCACCATACAGCATTAGCAACTAATGCTGTTAAATCAGGATTAATTGCCGCTTTAGACATTGCGGGATTACACATTCCTTTCCCTGGTGTAGCAGGAACAAACGCTATAAACGTATTCAATTGCCATTACGCTTCAACTGGTTTAACAAAACAAATGGCATTAAAATTAGGGTTTAAAGATGAGGATGTTGCAGAACAAATTTGAACAGATAATGATCGTCCAGAATTTATGAACACCTATGAAAAAGTATCATGTAAAATAGTGTATAATCCAAAAACATTTAAATTGTTAGGTGTACAAATTGGTTCATGAGGTAAACAAGTACATACTGAAGTAATTTATATGTTTGCTTTAGCTTTACAAAAAGGTTTAACGCTACCTGAAATCGCTTTAACAGATGTATACTTCTTACCACACTTTAATAAACCATTTAATTTCTTTTTAGTACCAATATTAAATGCATTAGGAATTAAGTATAAAGCTTAA